A section of the Babesia microti strain RI chromosome I, complete genome genome encodes:
- a CDS encoding hypothetical protein (overlaps_old_locusTagID:BBM_I01130): MSADFGSRHSSITTRSNDFYDFVEEYNNKQIDFNNNSKFNLSELSLSKLLNISYNWCCAYVNKVDDDLVAKPQTSPLALALVWVAAMENNEVGMADRKSFFECILNKKIELKTPLTFSQQNVLKTWLTSLNIEHVTTVQCIETSSKETIESYLESIENRSSNSNTFVVNCGVPIMAIGMGQFGLECFLPEKKGSLGPGIHFFKNASEISKTLIDNGMKAKLWILKFPGRSINGIFSSLSIASEISHYSNFKENAAAFDPKRNAKLAYLALKRARRNAGQSVLFPPTKS, translated from the exons ATGAGTGCTGATTTTGGAAGCAGACACAGTAGCATTACGACCAGatcaaatgatttttacGATTTTGTGGAAGAATACAACaacaaacaaattgattttaacaataattCGAAATTTAACCTATCAGAATTGAGTCTATCAAAGCTACttaatatatcatacaATTGGTGTTGTGCCTACGTTAACAAAGTGGATGATGATTTGGTGGCGAAACCGCAGACATCTCCACTAGCCCTTGCTTTGGTTTGGGTTGCTGCCATGGAGAATAACGAAGTGGGTATGGCAGATCGGAAGtcattttttgaatgtattttgaacaaaaaaattgagcTGAAAACGCCATTAACTTTTTCACAACAAAATGTTTTAAAGACTTGGTTGACCAGTCTAAACATTGAACATGTG ACAACTGTACAGTGTATAGAAACCTCTAGTAAAGAAACCATTGAAAGTTATTTAGAAAGTATTGAAAATAGAAGTTCAAATTCGAACACTTTTGTTGTCAATTGTGGAGTCCCAATAATGGCAATAGGAATGG GTCAATTTGGATTGGAGTGTTTTTTACCCGAAAAAAAAGGTTCATTAGGTCCAGGAATTCacttttttaaaaatgcaaGCGAAATATCCAAAACCTTAATTGAT aatgGAATGAAGGCAAAATTATGGATTTTAAAATTCCCAGGAAG ATCAATTAATGGAATATTTTCAAGTCTATCTATTGCATCTGAAATATCGCATTATTCAAATTTCAAAGAAAATGCAGCGGCATTTGACCCAAAAAGGAATGCAAAATTGGCGTATTTGGCGCTTAAGCGAGCTCGGCGCAACGCCGGGCAATCCGTATTATTTCCCCCCACTAAATCTTAG
- a CDS encoding autophagy-related protein 3, putative (ATG3) (overlaps_old_locusTagID:BBM_I01105) — protein MYRFQEAVRSVIGALRFEPEDDFSSSGRFSIKDFLEAGDSLVNLDIGWEWMCAKESFEIDYLPLEKHYLSKNNIKPIKFHEQPDNLKIFSDADSKELSTYENESEADGDFLMVKQPMEISTLWTILDDSSILETDTSSPSGLYRLSITYDRFYQTCRVWVEKQNDVNNDFNVLKDLLDHIKKGGGPIEGISLAIHPFTNEFAISLHPCQQVDYVQRFIETRSNTDKISPIEGMLFCINLVLASLPITSI, from the exons ATGTATAGGTTTCAAGAGGCTGTAAGGTCTGTGATTGGGGCCCTAAGGTTCGAGCCAGAAGATGATTTTTCCAGCTCAGGTAGATTTTCAATAAAGGATTTTTTAGAAGCAGGGGATtcattggtaaatttggaCATTGGCTGGGAATGGATGTGTGCGAAAGAAAGTTTCGAAATAGATTATTTGCCCTTAGAAAAACATTACTTAtccaaaaataatataaaaccAATCAAATTCCATGAACAACCC GATaatctaaaaatattttctgaTGCGGATTCGAAGGAATTGTCTACCTATGAGAATGAATCGGAGGCAGATGGAGATTTTTTGATGGTGAAGCAACCAATGGAAATAAGTACTTTGTGGACAATTTTGGATGATTCTAGCATATTGGAAACAGACACGTCTTCCCCTTCTGGTTTATACCGTCTAAGCATCACCTATGACAGATTCTATCAAACCTGCAGGGTGTGGGTAGAGAAGCAAAATGACGTTAACAATGATTTTAATGTACTGAAAGATTTGCTGGATCATATTAAAAAAGGGGGAGGTCCTATTGAAGGCATTTCACTAGCTATACACCCATTTACCAATGAATTTGCAATATCGTTACATCCCTGCCA GCAAGTGGATTATGTGCAACGATTTATCGAAACACGATCAAACACGGATAAGATAAG tcCCATCGAAGGAATGTTATTCTGCATAAATCTAGTACTTGCATCGCTACCCATTACtagtatttaa
- a CDS encoding conserved Plasmodium protein, unknown function (overlaps_old_locusTagID:BBM_I01125), translated as MGVEKPKGGLGKVEKKPKPPSATKKSTEPNSNNTSDNAKIPIHADQKVDSSSSNAQKSNKSPKLNGQAHGEKLVTKHGNNGIDKKKHEHPLSTKSETYSKSKISDKLYSGSGNVDTSTSTNAANKRSDRSYKDDKKMANNGYGRKMKSNAKLNSDISSKSNLSNDTDHSNLHTSKNHDEKSTNSHSETTVRNIINLDSVPDISKLSPRSKEWVGNLFPVLECYNFTLPEILMLIKRNEYNADKIQNAVSVIMQVQGGHEQGQWQTVGVKPPKPKEQDKAKMYHDKVNNYLKALRAQNNENNKSKQQQQQLKHDDDKNMKFQKNGKKDVEGYHVTAKTKESEAVSRNRDEKPYKKDAPDKASNKSFSVSRDKLLGPTRSVCDKSSGISVGDDKAATDQNDSVSKLDNASEVDIPKLFDLSLKSKGAKIDKNSRYNRSDGKLGKNYRDKIFNSGTTDHSDKIENSKTMESTEILQAGTTTTHTTTYGLQQFRDVNFQTQKYQYQDYQGKSYANYPHYAHYGYPEYAQQPMPTFQPYQDPAIIASYPNFKNYQAVMPNMPKYNPNNLPMMIPTNYSSGVPNSSPTDINGSDNLRNTIPSRDLSNDKLLSDDNIGGTNSQKNKIVANNLNDDSLWREQVKNIPQSVNWKDQSDKDQKKVPASSASGRDMPIVNSQGHGYNGNYSIPPGLHSTSYPYSYSSYPYNPNYSGMMYGTQNPQMHSHHIMSYNQYDSSYKYVGGPPGLDARGSHENGDKLAQREQMNVGYNKVQSSSSSYGKSPHEGIPNPPGLASYYSQYQPSYGNHSGSYPNGSNWP; from the coding sequence ATGGGTGTTGAGAAGCCCAAAGGTGGGCTCGGAAAAGTTGAAAAGAAACCCAAGCCACCTTCTGCAACTAAAAAATCTACAGAGCCAAATTCAAACAATACCAGTGATAATGCTAAAATTCCCATTCACGCTGATCAAAAAGTGGATTCTAGCAGTTCTAATGCACAAAAATCTAACAAATCGCCGAAACTAAATGGACAGGCTCATGGTGAAAAGTTAGTTACCAAACATGGTAATAATGGGATAGACAAGAAAAAACATGAACATCCTTTATCAACTAAATCTGAAACTTATTCCAAGTCTAAAATTTcagataaattatattctGGTAGCGGTAATGTTGATACTAGCACTAGCACCAACGCTGCTAATAAGAGGTCAGATAGGAGTTATAAGGATGATAAGAAAATGGCTAATAATGGTTACGGCCGAAAAATGAAGTCTAACGCCAAATTAAATAGTGACATATCGTCTAAATCGAATCTATCAAACGATACCGACCACTCAAACTTACATACATCTAAGAATCATGATGAGAAATCAACTAATTCCCACTCAGAAACAACTGTTAGAAACATAATAAACCTTGATTCAGTTCCAGACATATCTAAACTCTCCCCCAGGAGCAAAGAATGGGTTGGAAATTTATTCCCCGTGCTAGAATGCTACAATTTTACTCTGCCTGAAATTCTAATGCTGATTAAACGCAACGAGTATAATGCGgacaaaatacaaaatgCAGTGTCCGTCATAATGCAAGTTCAGGGTGGACATGAGCAGGGACAGTGGCAGACAGTTGGAGTTAAACCTCCAAAACCAAAGGAGCAAGATAAGGCCAAAATGTATCATGATAAAGTCAACAACTACCTCAAGGCTTTAAGGGCCCAAAATAACGAAAATAACAAATCCAAACAACAACAACAACAATTGAAGCATGATGATGATAAgaatatgaaatttcaaaaaaatggTAAAAAAGATGTTGAAGGCTACCACGTTACTGCTAAGACTAAGGAAAGTGAAGCTGTTTCTAGAAATCGTGATGAAAAACCATACAAAAAGGATGCACCTGATAAGGCTTCAAACAAATCATTCAGTGTATCACGTGATAAACTTCTTGGTCCCACAAGATCTGTATGTGATAAATCCTCTGGTATATCAGTGGGCGATGATAAAGCGGCTACAGATCAAAATGATTCGGTATCCAAGTTGGACAATGCTAGTGAAGTGGATATACCTAAACTATTTGATCTATCACTGAAAAGTAAGGgtgcaaaaattgacaaGAATTCAAGATATAATAGGAGTGATGGGAAATTGGGTAAGAACTACAgagataaaatatttaattccGGAACTACCGATCATTCCGATAAGATTGAGAATTCAAAAACGATGGAATCAACGGAAATTTTGCAAGCAGGCACGACCACAACTCATACTACAACATATGGATTGCAACAATTTCGAGATGTGAATTTTCAAACGCagaaatatcaatatcagGATTACCAAGGCAAATCCTATGCCAATTATCCCCATTATGCCCATTATGGTTACCCAGAATACGCACAACAGCCCATGCCAACATTCCAACCCTACCAAGACCCAGCCATTATAGCATCATATCCCAACTTCAAAAATTACCAGGCAGTGATGCCTAACATGCCAAAATATAATCCTAATAATCTTCCGATGATGATACccacaaattattcaaGTGGAGTTCCCAATTCATCGCCAACTGATATCAATGGGAGTGATAATTTGCGTAATACGATTCCAAGTCGTGATTTGAGTAATGATAAACTTTTGtctgatgataatattggTGGAACCAATTCTCAGAAGAATAAAATTGtagcaaataatttgaatgaCGACAGCTTGTGGAGAGAACAAGTTAAAAACATACCCCAGTCCGTAAATTGGAAAGATCAATCAGACAAGGATCAAAAGAAAGTACCGGCTAGTTCGGCTTCTGGTCGGGATATGCCGATAGTGAATTCTCAGGGACATGGTTACAACGGTAATTATTCAATACCACCTGGTCTCCACTCAACATCATATCCATATTCATACTCTTCATACCCATATAACCCTAACTATAGCGGTATGATGTATGGCACACAGAATCCACAAATGCACTCCCATCATATAATGTCATACAATCAGTACGACTCCTCATACAAGTATGTAGGTGGGCCCCCTGGTCTAGACGCTAGAGGAAGTCATGAAAATGGAGATAAATTGGCACAGAGAGAGCAAATGAACGTGGGTTATAATAAAGTGCAAAGTAGTAGCAGCAGTTATGGAAAATCTCCCCACGAAGGAATCCCAAACCCGCCTGGGCTAGCCAGTTACTACTCTCAGTACCAGCCTTCTTATGGCAATCACAGCGGTTCTTACCCAAACGGGTCCAATTGGCCCTAG
- a CDS encoding hypothetical protein (overlaps_old_locusTagID:BBM_I01115), with protein sequence MFDIDVGENAVLKARILVIWMSILVNEYGFTKDELILIARSFPRTIIDKSGVQIYLKSPHCIIRIYSTGRLAILGGIDESQAITHLERVTKKLKHKIFWEPINDSFPADIRVNIPLHMFPLGPIYTFIERSDIKFDSSKVQIDQLVAKISLDRHLQLEKIAKHQSLHMRVAEIRGELHVKLPSFDTIKMEGDDKDLGTVYSKNPTAIIYRSGSLLILGYRSKKSIHLAMKFLWQSLNTNVN encoded by the coding sequence ATGTTCGATATTGATGTAGGCGAAAATGCAGTCCTAAAAGCCAGAATACTGGTAATTTGGATGTCAATATTGGTAAATGAGTACGGGTTTACCAAGGATGAACTAATACTCATTGCCAGATCATTTCCTCGAActataattgataaaagtGGAGTTCAGATATACCTCAAAAGCCCACATTGTATAATaagaatatattcaacagGGAGATTAGCTATTTTAGGTGGCATTGATGAATCACAGGCAATTACACATTTGGAAAGAGTTACTAAGAAATTaaaacataaaatattttgggaGCCAATAAATGATTCATTTCCGGCAGATATCAGAGTGAACATCCCCTTGCACATGTTCCCTCTGGGACCAATCTACACATTTATCGAACGATCGGACATAAAATTCGATTCATCTAAGGTACAAATTGACCAGTTAGTTGCTAAAATATCGTTAGACAGGCATTTGCAGCTGGAAAAAATAGCAAAGCATCAAAGTTTACACATGAGAGTGGCGGAGATAAGGGGGGAGCTTCATGTCAAATTACCGTCATTCgatacaattaaaatgGAAGGTGATGACAAAGATTTGGGTACTGTATATAGTAAAAATCCTActgcaataatttatcgTAGCGGTTCATTGCTAATACTGGGTTATCGCTCTAAAAAATCTATACACTTGGCTATGAAATTCCTGTGGCAATCACTTAATACCAATGTCAATTAA
- a CDS encoding DEAD box ATP-dependent RNA helicase, putative — protein sequence MQPRGVLIRKLSKSSTNTLSKNFYKNVIVNSPLARLVGRGVVYNLLSKIVTRRTKANAVIWGSTLIELKLPKGNLVLDSLPSLASGHDLLILGPQNTGKTIAPIIPFAMATNLIKGKIICKNLYIIVLVPTKDLVLQESRNVQQYIKQLRVSTIYHKDVEWYKTNILISTPVSLLKKVQSEIISLESVRLLCIHEAQEILSLDFKCGITTICKIKKLLHPNHQTVYTSRFADHTLKLLVQSMSKLNFRVLNFWESQHLNPTKPIWGSYRSNIVISHNENLNSTVLDATNNGSTIQNVPSSYKPDAATTQDGFYPRKCENVQQLVNYYKKLSNDRFIWNINCKTIYITSKLYYILYRPNNFFETLISACQGKRVICFFPTVKLLQFMNLLIKRRFSNVYMLCGSQSVDKRRLVMDTFRGKDIGLLLTTDISCLGLNLGPFDKVIQVGPSRSFYNFASRANMAAVSISLFHDLDCHYIYLLYKNLGINLEAMRLDCEKTVKKMVLDEYMMASLTLAYRSVMSMYCTIAKEFKFEKWQVPSLINDLFKSIGVDIDIKITKQFAARMGLLNSPGLNVDYATAGKKTLLAMVLGYPGYISRLKQAKDVIYNDDVEIVKEFRPLSTVNDSFT from the exons ATGCAGCCAAGAGGCGTTTTAATCAGAAAATTAAGTAAATCATCGACAAATACTTTGAGCAAAAACTTCtacaaaaatgtaattgtgAATAGCCCACTTGCACGTCTAGTTGGAAGGGGCGTGGTATACAATTTGCTATCTAAAATTGTCACTAGACGAACGAAAGCTAATGCTGTAATTTGGGGGTCTACATTGATTGAATTGAAGTTGCCCAAAGGCAATTTGGTTTTGGATTCATTACCCTCCTTGGCCAGTGGGCATGATTTACTTATACTGGGCCCTCAAAATACTGGTAAAACTATCGCACCAATAATCCCCTTCGCCATGGCAACCAATCTCATTAAGGGTAAAATTATCTGTAAAAACTTGTACATTATCGTCCTCGTACCTACTAAAGATTTGGTTTTACAGGAGTCCCGTAACGTACAACAATACATTAAGCAGTTAAGAGTATCTACCATATATCACAAGG ATGTAGAGTGGTACAAAACCAATATTCTAATATCTACACCAGTTAGTCTCCTAAAGAAGGTACAAAgtgaaattatttcattggAATCCGTTCgattattatgtatacaCGAGGCGCAAGAGATATTATCGTTGGATTTTAAATGTGGAATAACGACCATTTGTAAGATAAAAAAGTTGTTACATCCAAATCACCAAACAGTTTACACTTCAAGATTTGCCGATCACACGCTAAAGTTGCTAGTTCAAAGTATGTCTAAGTTGAATTTTAGAGTGTTGAATTTCTGGGAATCACAACATCTTAATCCAACTAAACCAATTTGGGGTTCCTATAGGTCGAATATTGTGATTTCAcataatgaaaatttaaattctaCTGTTTTAGACGCCACAAATAACGGATCCACCATTCAAAATGTTCCATCTTCATATAAACCCGACGCGGCCACTACTCAAGATGGCTTCTATCCACGCAAATGCGAGAATGTACAACAGTTGGTTAATTactacaaaaaattatcaaatgaTAGATTTATTTGGAATATAAATTGCAAAACTATTTACATTACATCAAAGCTTTACTACATTCTGTATCGACCAAACAATTTCTTCGAAACACTCATATCTGCTTGCCAAGGCAAAAGAGTTATTTGTTTCTTTCCTACCGTCAAGCTGTTGCAATTTATGAATTTACTTATCAAAAGAAGATTCTCAAATGTTTACATGTTATGTGGGTCTCAATCTGTTGACAAGAGGAGACTTGTAATGGATACATTTAGGGGTAAAGACATTGGACTATTGTTAACCACAGACATCTCTTGTTTGGGGTTGAATTTAGGCCCCTTTGACAAAGTTATTCAGGTGGGTCCATCAAGATCgttttacaattttgcaAGCAGGGCAAACATGGCAGCGGTATCAATCTCACTTTTCCACGACTTAGATTGCCATTACATTTActtattgtataaaaatttgggGATCAACCTTGAAGCTATGAGGTTAGATTGTGAAAAAACGGTTAAAAAAATGGTTTTGGATGAATACATGATGGCATCACTTACACTGGCCTATAGGAGTGTGATGAGTATGTATTGTACCATCGCAAAggaatttaaatttgaaaagtgGCAGGTGCCAAGTTTGATAAATGACCTATTCAAATCCATTGGCGTGGATATTgacataaaaattacaaaacAATTTGCCGCTAGAATGGGACTGCTGAATTCTCCTGGACTTAATGTAGATTACGCCACTGCGGGAAAGAAAACTTTGCTGGCCATGGTGTTGGGGTATCCAGGATATATTTCCCGATTGAAACAAGCAAAAGATGTTATATACAATGATGATGTAGAGATAGTGAAGGAGTTTAGGCCGTTATCAACTGTAAATGACAGTTTTACTTAA
- a CDS encoding PP-loop family (overlaps_old_locusTagID:BBM_I01110), with the protein MRLWHITHLVIQITIFIFITYSYKKCQNKFRSLKNNFNFSIKAYLDGGNEELSSVHPFFTENSIHPTIKSVLISIKDSVLPRYDEYNEKNPIVLLAISGGVDSMAMLHSFYEIFNNAGILSQIEFDGKKEIKGRLERMYNNTFVVHFNHKLRSSSEKDWNFVKEACNSFHFPFIGIESDNDFADTDVNSFDFPGANLSLGRFKTQGQSRSWRNGKFAEIISKLSDKTDISGAQLIFPDTPILFESSATIDILSSEQIKALKKILANDCSSHLNNNKIGYIFTGHTLDDSVETVIFKLFRGVHIKNIRGIRSFEVLDVNNDISLVRPFLSDYKKSLVDFMKSRNLPWRDDESNTQVYYRRNIIRNDLIPIISKLIGNNSTKNLKEQIDNGTFMYEKGFLPEQIANRMNNLCNQSEMTSDMIESECARFENYIKREPIHTKKNTNFKQISTNLRQDAYNALMDSLGKKKIQFDRREDYLRVNKIIDHMKSFGFHMPECFPIYEWSLIEYDIVKITILKKWIEANTKGVFVDSKVLRKLYDFISCNYNNTLRYFVLSKDYAISHQGMFMRIINKIEKDFDAIERVDSNIGEGAKVYSDNVVNFYSHDSLNVRIDQERMQTFCVKFSVPIIDNFIHEFDIRLARTSDTMASHQLWGRRILGLLGKMNVPCLLKDSIPVIALRKENKIVGIYGLKLIPPYYAKSDVSIDYDWLALNPNSETSPNSFKTYRIYVHSCE; encoded by the exons ATGAGGTTATGGCATATAACTCATTTGGTCATACAGATAACGATATTCATCTTTATTACGTATTCTTATAAAAAGTGCCAGAATAAATTCAGATCGTTAAAGAATAACTTTAACTTCTCAATTAAAGCATATTTAGATGGTGGTAATGAAGAATTAAGTAGTGTACACCCCTTTTTCACGGAAAATTCAATCCATCCTACCATTAAATCTGTTCTTATTTCAATAAAGGATTCGGTTTTGCCCAGatatgatgaatataatgaaaaaaatCCTATTGTGTTATTGGCAATAAGTGGAGGAGTGGATTCCATGGCTATGCTGCATTCATTTTacgaaatatttaacaatgcGGGCATTCTATCACAAATAGAATTTGATGGCAAAAAAG AAATCAAAGGCAGGTTAGAAAGAATGTACAACAATACTTTCGTAGTTCACTTTAATCATAAACTAAGATCTAGTTCTGAAAAGGATTGGAATTTTGTTAAAGAGGCTTGCAATTCGTTTCATTTTCCATTTATAGGCATTGAATCTGATAATGATTTTGCTGATACAGATGTTAATTCATTCGATTTTCCAGGTGCAAATTTATCTCTTGGTAGATTCAAAACACAGGGTCAATCTAGATCTTGGAGGaatggtaaatttgcagagatcatttcaaaattgtcGGATAAAACTGATATCTCAGGTGCACAATTGATTTTCCCAGATACACctattttatttgaaagCAGCGCAactattgatatattatcaagTGAACAAATTAAAGCGTTAAAGAAAATTTTAGCAAATGATTGTAGTAGCCATTTGAAcaacaataaaattggttACATATTCACAGGACACACATTGGATGACTCTGTGGAAACAGTTATTTTTAAGTTGTTTCGTGGCGTtcatattaaaaatataag GGGAATCCGTTCATTTGAAGTTCTTGATgtgaataatgatatatccCTAGTTAGACCATTTTTGAGtgattataaaaaatcGCTGGTAGATTTTATGAAG tcaAGAAATCTTCCTTGGAGAGATGATGAAAGTAACACTCAAGTGTATTATAGGAGGAATATTATTAGGAATGACTTAATACCCATTATATCAAAGTTGATTGGTAATAATAGTACTAAAAATCTAAAAGaacaaattgataatgGCACATTTATGTATGAAAAGGGATTTTTGCCCGAACAAATCGCAAACAGaatgaataatttgtgCAATCAAAGTGAAATGACTAGTGATATGATTGAATCAGAATGTGCTAGATTTGAGAACTACATCAAAAGGGAGCCCATTCATACTAAAAAAAATACTAAtttcaaacaaatttcaaCTAATTTAAGACAGGATGCATATAACGCTTTAATGGATTCATTAGGAAAGAAGAAGATTCAATTTGATAGGCGTGAGGATTATCTGAGggtaaataaaattattgatcATATGAAATCCTTCGGATTCCACATGCCCGAATGCTTCCCCATTTACGAATGGTCACTCATCGAATACGACattgtcaaaattacaattttaaagaAGTGGATTGAAGCTAATACTAAAGGTGTGTTTGTGGATTCCAAAGTCCTACGAAAACTATATGACTTCATCTCGTGCAATTACAACAACACATTGAGATATTTTGTGCTAAGCAAGGATTATGCAATATCGCATCAAGGAATGTTTATGCgaataattaacaaaattgaaaaggaTTTCGATGCAATTGAACGAGTAGATTCTAATATTGGAGAAGGAGCAAAAGTTTATTCGGACAATGTTGTAAACTTTTACTCACACGATTCATTAAATGTTAGAATCGACCAGGAAAGGATGCAAACATtttgtgtcaaattttCTGTGCCAAtcattgacaattttatacatgAATTTGACATAAGACTGGCCAGGACATCCGACACGATGGCATCCCATCAACTGTG gggTAGGCGTATTTTAGGATTGCTGGGTAAAATGAATGTTCCATGTCTATTAAAGGATTCCATCCCCGTTATCGCACTTAGGAAGGAAAATAAGATTGTGGGTATTTATGGGCTTAAACTAATACCTCCTTATTATGCAAAATCGGATGTTTCGATTGATTACGACTGGCTGGCACTGAATCCAAACAGTGAAACATCCCCCAATTCTTTCAAAACATATCGCATATATGTTCACAGCTGTGAATGA